From the genome of Arthrobacter sp. SLBN-122:
TCGCCGGTGCGGCCCGCGCCATCCCCAAGCTCGCCGTCGTCGGACCTCCCGTTGACAGGGACCCGGACTGCGATGTCAACGTCATGATGCTTTCGATGGGCAAGCCGCACCCCGCGCTGGCCATCACCGGGAGCATCGCCCTGACACTGGCCGCCCGGACGCCGGGAACCATACTGCACGCCTTTGCTGGCGACTCCCTTGGCGCCACGCTGCGCCTCCGCACCCCGGCCGGGGTGATCGAGACGTGGACCGAAGCCCACGACGGAAGCCTGCTCGTCGGCGTCGACCGCACGGCCCGCACCATTGCCACCACCATCATCCATCTCCCCGAGGTCTCCGGCAGCGCCGCCGCTGCAGCCCTCGCGGGCGCTACCCTCTGAGGAGACCGTCATGACCAAGACTGCCCAAACAGAAGAAACGCAGACCAAAGACGTACTAACCCAAAGCGCGCAGCCCAAGGCAGCGCCTGTACCGGAAACGCTGGATGGGCGCCCCTCGCGCGCTTCCTCCCGGCGTCGTCGTATCCTGCTGTGGGTGGTGGCCGGCCTGGCCATCCTGGGTGTGATCGCCCTCGTTGTCGGCGGCATCTTCAACCAGGGAGCCGCCACGGACCCGGAGCCGACCATGACCGCTGTCCAGATCATCCCGCTGGTGATCCTCGTGGTGATGTTCGTCGTGGCCACCAAATGGCCGTTGAACATCGGCGTGATGGGGCTCGTGGCGTCCTTCGGCGTCGGCTATTTCATGCTGGGGATGTCCGATAAGCAGATCCTTGAAGAGTTCCCTGCCAGCATCGTCCTGACCATCATCGGCGTGACGTACTTCTTCAGCATGGCCCAGCGGAACGGCACCATCGACATCATCGTCAAGGGCTGCGTGCGTATGGTCCGCGGCAAGACGCTGCTGCTGCCGTGGGTGTTCTTCCTGATCGCCGCCGCATTGACCTCGCTCGGAACGTTCTCCCCCGCCGCCATCGCACTGCTGGCACCGGCCGCCATTGGATTCGCGTACGAATCGCGCATCCACCCAGTGGTCATGGGCGCCTTCATCATCAACGGTGCACATGCCGGTGGCTTCTCCCCACTGTCCGTGGCCGGCGTACTGGTCCACGACATCGCGGTGAAGAATGACTTCCCGATTTCCCAGGGTGGCTTGTTCATCGCCAGCTTCGCCCTGAACCTGATCCTGTCGGTGCTGACCATCGTCCTGTTCGCCCTGATCGGCAAGCTGCGCGACGGCAGCGGGCAGCACATGGACATCGATACGTCCTCCACCGGCCGCCCGCACGGCCAGCAGATCCTGACGCTGGCGCTGATCGCGGCAATGCTGGTGTGCACCCTCGGCTTCCACATGCCCATCGGCTTCGTGGCCCTCTCCGCCGGCCTGCTGCTCGCCTTCATCAACATCAAGGAACACAAGACCTTCATCGGTGGCATCTCCTGGTCCACCGTCCTGCTGGTGGCCGGCATGATCACCTACGTGTCCCTGCTGCAGCACGTGGGCGTTATCGACACCCTGGCCGAGCAGGCACTGGCCCTGGGCGCTCCGCTGCTGATCGCGCTGGTCCTCTGCTACGTGATCGGTGTTGGCTCCGCCTTCGCGTCGTCCACCGCCCTGCTCACCGCGTTCATCCCGCTGGCCGGCCCTCTCCTGGCCACCAGCTCGCTCAGCGCCTCCGGAACCGTGGCCGCCCTGGCCATCGCCGCCACCGTCGTCGACGTCTCCCCCTTCTCCACGGACGGTGCGCTGGTTGTGGCCAACGCGCGCGACGACGACCGGCAGCGCGTCTACAAGCAGCTGATGTTCTACGCAGGCGGCGTGGTGCTGGTAGCCCCCGCCCTGGCCTGGGCATTGCTGGTGCCCACCGGCATCATGTAGTTCTTCTTTCATAACCGGGCGGCCCGTCAGCATCTGCTGGCGGGCCGCTTGGCTGTTCCCTTTATTTCCGCCCGTCTCCCCTGATCCTGTCTCCCAGCTGTGAATTACGGCTTACCCGGGACGTTGTGCGCGCCCGCGGCGTTAAACGGAGCGGCGGAAGGAGGCCGGATGATCATTGTGCTGACGGGAATCGACGGATCGGGAAAGTCGACGGCGGCCCGCGCCTTGGTCTCGTCGGTGCGGGCGCAGGGCGGCAGGGCGCTGCTCCTGAGCAACCATGCGGGTCGGCGGGTCATGTCCCTGCTGGCCGCCAGGCTGGGAGTGCGCCTGCCCGCCAAACCGGCTGACGCCGTCGAGACCGCCCTCCGGGTGGGCAACGTCCTGGTCTCGCACCTGCGCGCCGGCCGCTTCGACGGCCTGGTGGTCATGGACCGGCACCTGCACTGCCAGCTGGCGCTGCGTTCCGCCAATGGACTGCCGCGCGGGCGGTTCCTGCCTTGGCTGCTGGCCCGCCTGCTGCAGCCGGACGCCGTCTTCCACCTGGCCATCGAGCCCGCCGAGGCACACCGCCGCATCGTTTCGCGCGGAACTGATTCCGAGAGCCTTGGCGATCTCGCAGCGTTCCACGCGGGGTACCGGGAACTGCCGGAGTACGCGGGGTTCGTGAAGGTGGACGCCTCCGTCCCGAAAGAGCAGTTGATGGCGGAGCTGTTCTCGCGGCTGGCCACCGTCGGCGTGGATACAGACCCCGCATTATCCGGCTAGACGCCTTGTTCTTAAA
Proteins encoded in this window:
- a CDS encoding SLC13 family permease; its protein translation is MTKTAQTEETQTKDVLTQSAQPKAAPVPETLDGRPSRASSRRRRILLWVVAGLAILGVIALVVGGIFNQGAATDPEPTMTAVQIIPLVILVVMFVVATKWPLNIGVMGLVASFGVGYFMLGMSDKQILEEFPASIVLTIIGVTYFFSMAQRNGTIDIIVKGCVRMVRGKTLLLPWVFFLIAAALTSLGTFSPAAIALLAPAAIGFAYESRIHPVVMGAFIINGAHAGGFSPLSVAGVLVHDIAVKNDFPISQGGLFIASFALNLILSVLTIVLFALIGKLRDGSGQHMDIDTSSTGRPHGQQILTLALIAAMLVCTLGFHMPIGFVALSAGLLLAFINIKEHKTFIGGISWSTVLLVAGMITYVSLLQHVGVIDTLAEQALALGAPLLIALVLCYVIGVGSAFASSTALLTAFIPLAGPLLATSSLSASGTVAALAIAATVVDVSPFSTDGALVVANARDDDRQRVYKQLMFYAGGVVLVAPALAWALLVPTGIM
- a CDS encoding AAA family ATPase translates to MIIVLTGIDGSGKSTAARALVSSVRAQGGRALLLSNHAGRRVMSLLAARLGVRLPAKPADAVETALRVGNVLVSHLRAGRFDGLVVMDRHLHCQLALRSANGLPRGRFLPWLLARLLQPDAVFHLAIEPAEAHRRIVSRGTDSESLGDLAAFHAGYRELPEYAGFVKVDASVPKEQLMAELFSRLATVGVDTDPALSG